A genomic segment from Methanoplanus limicola DSM 2279 encodes:
- a CDS encoding AAA family ATPase translates to MIVIGVVGLPGSGKGEFSNIAKKMGIPVIVMGDVVRKALDDAGLKRTDRNMGEMSRHLRAGLGMDALAKLTIPDIEDKNSDLVVVDGIRGDSEVELYRDHFDNFCLVSIESSFESRLKRMGTRGRSDDTADEESLRKRDVRETGWGLGRAFRMADFRIENEGSLDDFSEKVVLTIEKIRGRV, encoded by the coding sequence ATGATAGTCATAGGAGTTGTTGGCCTTCCCGGAAGCGGTAAGGGTGAGTTTTCAAATATTGCAAAAAAAATGGGCATACCTGTTATTGTGATGGGTGACGTGGTAAGAAAGGCCCTTGATGATGCAGGGCTTAAAAGAACGGACCGGAATATGGGTGAGATGTCCAGACACCTCCGGGCGGGTCTTGGAATGGATGCCCTTGCAAAACTGACAATTCCGGACATAGAAGATAAAAACAGTGACCTTGTGGTTGTTGACGGTATAAGGGGAGATTCCGAAGTGGAACTGTACAGGGATCATTTCGATAATTTCTGCCTTGTTTCCATTGAAAGCTCATTTGAATCAAGGCTTAAGAGAATGGGCACAAGGGGCAGGTCAGATGATACTGCCGATGAAGAATCGCTCAGGAAACGTGACGTGAGGGAGACCGGATGGGGTCTTGGCCGGGCTTTCAGGATGGCGGATTTCCGGATTGAAAATGAAGGTTCTCTTGACGATTTTTCTGAAAAGGTCGTTCTAACCATTGAGAAAATCAGGGGCAGGGTATGA
- a CDS encoding anaerobic ribonucleoside-triphosphate reductase activating protein, translating to MKVNLGGFVPLSTVDWRGKSVCVVFLRGCQVRCHYCHNREIQSGQDFRDTKEVLEMIKESSLVISGVIFSGGEPTMQKDALIEMAKGCRKIGLKVGIQTNGGYPDTLKEMISAGLLDLVHLDIKTRWEHYPLLLKVNCDVVGQIKESFKICKDAYHSEKLPELEIAVTLFPGREDDAVYIAREVDDDIDIVLQQGVDGKIPPLQFEDLKKIGDKIRRKVRIQTREDGEIAYENGRILIADSIPLTDILQARRNY from the coding sequence TTGAAGGTAAATTTAGGCGGATTTGTTCCATTAAGTACAGTTGACTGGCGCGGAAAGTCAGTATGTGTGGTCTTTCTCAGAGGTTGTCAGGTCAGATGCCACTACTGTCATAACAGGGAAATACAGTCCGGGCAGGATTTCAGGGATACAAAAGAGGTCCTTGAAATGATTAAAGAGTCTTCACTGGTTATATCGGGTGTTATCTTCTCCGGGGGAGAGCCAACAATGCAGAAGGATGCATTAATTGAGATGGCGAAGGGATGCCGGAAGATAGGCCTTAAAGTTGGTATCCAGACCAATGGCGGCTATCCTGACACCTTAAAGGAGATGATCAGTGCCGGACTTCTTGACCTTGTTCATCTGGATATTAAGACAAGATGGGAGCATTATCCCCTCCTCTTAAAGGTGAACTGTGATGTTGTAGGGCAGATAAAAGAGTCTTTTAAAATCTGCAAAGATGCTTATCATTCGGAAAAACTGCCTGAACTTGAGATTGCGGTAACATTATTCCCGGGTCGGGAGGACGATGCAGTATATATTGCCAGGGAAGTTGACGACGATATTGACATAGTCCTTCAGCAGGGCGTTGATGGAAAAATTCCTCCTCTTCAGTTTGAGGACTTAAAGAAGATTGGTGATAAGATAAGGAGAAAGGTCAGGATTCAGACGAGGGAGGATGGTGAGATCGCCTATGAAAACGGCAGGATTTTAATTGCAGACTCAATTCCACTGACTGATATTCTCCAGGCAAGAAGGAATTACTGA
- a CDS encoding type I 3-dehydroquinate dehydratase has product MTPRTALSLTSFSEENLKQAECADYIEIRLDLCDRSEREDFISYFSDGRYKHNAPVIATVRSVKEGGKFSGSREEWLSLVSPWTEIADYIDIEREYSGHSEKIKERTEVISSVHLSYMPGDDELKHTDDELRSYGDLPKIVVTPGSTEDILRLAQFTLNCKYSKKPVITSIMGSKYYWARVIMPLFGSEFVYCHSGEAAAEGQYELDTMNEIFSLICGQ; this is encoded by the coding sequence ATGACACCCAGGACCGCATTATCGCTGACCTCTTTTTCAGAGGAGAATCTAAAACAGGCAGAATGTGCAGACTATATCGAGATAAGACTTGATTTATGCGACAGAAGTGAAAGAGAGGATTTCATCAGTTATTTTTCAGATGGGAGATATAAGCACAATGCCCCGGTTATCGCAACTGTCAGGAGTGTAAAGGAAGGAGGAAAATTTTCAGGAAGCCGGGAGGAATGGCTGAGCCTTGTTTCACCCTGGACAGAAATTGCAGACTATATCGATATAGAAAGGGAATATTCCGGGCATTCAGAGAAAATTAAAGAGAGAACTGAGGTAATATCATCAGTACATCTGAGCTACATGCCCGGTGATGATGAACTGAAACATACAGATGATGAACTCAGAAGCTATGGAGACCTGCCAAAGATTGTTGTCACACCGGGCAGTACAGAAGACATCCTGAGACTTGCGCAGTTTACGCTGAACTGTAAATATTCCAAAAAACCGGTAATTACCAGCATCATGGGGAGTAAATATTACTGGGCAAGGGTAATTATGCCGCTTTTCGGATCGGAATTTGTGTACTGTCATTCAGGTGAAGCCGCAGCAGAAGGGCAGTATGAGCTTGATACAATGAATGAGATATTCAGCCTTATATGCGGGCAGTGA